A DNA window from Purpureocillium takamizusanense chromosome 9, complete sequence contains the following coding sequences:
- the CKA2 gene encoding Non-specific serine/threonine protein kinase (EggNog:ENOG503NWKT~COG:D~COG:K~COG:T) has protein sequence MARVYADVNQNMPRSYWDYDSVNISWGVLENYEVVRKIGRGKYSEVFEGINVVNYQKCVVKVLKPVKKKKIKREIKILQNLAGGPNVVALLDVVRDSQSKTPSLIFEYVNNTDFRSLYPKFNDLDVRFYIHELLKALDFCHSKGIMHRDVKPHNVMIDHENRKLRLIDWGLAEFYHPQTEYNVRVASRYFKGPELLVDFQEYDYSLDMWSLGAMFASMIFRKEPFFHGNSNSDQLVKIAKVLGTDELFDYLDKYEIELDAQYDDILGRFQKKPWHSFVTSENQRFVSNEAIDFLDKLLRYDHQERLTAKEAQAHPYFDPVRDPEVFKQNLANPNGSAYKSS, from the exons ATGGCGCGCGTCTACGCAGACGTGAACCAGAACATGCCCCGCAGCTACTGGGACTACGACTCTGTCAACATCA GCTGGGGCGTCCTGGAGAACTATGAGGTAGTCAGGAAGATTG GCCGAGGGAAGTACTCGGAAGTTTTCGAGGGTATCAACGTCGTCAACTATCAGAAATGCGTCGTCAAGGTCCTCAAGCCggtcaagaagaagaagatcAAGCGCGAGATCAAGATCCTTCAGaacctggccggcggccccaACGTTGTggccctgctcgacgtcgtTAGAGACTCTCAG AGCAAGACGCCGTCGCTCATTTTCGAATATGTCAACAACACCGATTTCCGCAGCTTGTATCCCAAGTTCAATGACCTCGACGTGCGGTTCTACATCCACGAGCTCCTGAAGGCCCTCGACTTCTGTCATAGCAAGGGCATCATGCACCGCGACGTCAAGCCTCACAACGTTATGATCGACCATGAGAATAGAAAG TTGCGGCTCATTGATTGGGGTCTGGCCGAATTTTACCACCCTCAGACCGAGTATAATGTCCGCGTTGCCTCTAGATATTTTAAAGGACCCGAGTTGCTGGTCGATTTTCAAGAGTACGACTACAGCCTCGACATGTGGAGTTTGGGCGCCATGTTTGCCTCCATGATCTTCCGCAAGGAGCCTTTTTTCCATGGCAACAGCAACTCGGACCAGCTCGTCAAGATTGCCAAGGTACTCGGCACGGATGAGTTGTTCGACTATCTGGACAAGTACGAGATTGAGCTCGATGCTCAGTATGATGACATTCTTGGTCGGTTCCAGAAGAAGCCGTGGCACAGCTTCGTTACATCGGAGAACCAGCGTTTTGTCTCTAATGAAGCCATCGActtcctcgacaagctgttGCGATACGACCACCAG GAACGACTTACGGCAAAGGAGGCTCAAGCCCACCCATACTTTGACCCTGTCCGTGATCCGGAGGTCTTCAAGCAGAACCTTGCGAACCCCAACGGATCTGCCTACAAGTCTTCATGA
- a CDS encoding uncharacterized protein (COG:S~EggNog:ENOG503P712): MEPPAKKRRQGQSPFDPSGGEDDDELFFEPHEIRAKRDPGYKLSLERAYADNRFQATMAHIFEKYSRNFEGIGDEIDMVTGEIVINNGHLQNMRNEVDVGLEGPEHDVDDDDEGILLEDLLDEDVIGKDTRHYEEDAGGEDADEEDRIIQGQEPSHHSTALVPASHARATAPYTGYPSLLSGTFAGAPGGFDSTAAFGGSPLAFGASPFAMDPWGLPSLFSCPPWEPPDLFPKQPKLLPSAGDRYSFPAQDGGSSIWAPNYRFKEDEPDSATGSRQLGPSRPPARTRTRPMKYLLPPTATRTEDDDEEDIDEDAILSGKSAQPNRAKRPAGAARGLEEDPLNHAKGPSKTERRVKKSSKKCKMKATTTPVICAEGPEQSKTKASSKGKEPETAGERPAPAVSDAAVPKPQPGVVSEATHLLNDAIKDQEQCSRIQSGRIPSHVNSRGALSESEITKKRPPQGSIMVQIPSVPWPKRNEYEEFNDVAEEVEEVADSQDEIPPSSDQDVANGTASATTAQPVVLAIANIPTPQGSNASRKQARSSRGQKSRKRELHRETNSSLFALSDDELPLFPGTKPRSTSRGSKRTTTRASSPELHDSGIGDSATNLSSTEQDEQDYATIASTSTAADDNKSSRRIASKAVVLDDTKVPTACTRCSNDAEPGVGFSDDSKTSQTLPRERRERQEHRKTSRRDTCAAAPDSPSTKPRSKSRRANATVAHDQTEKPDQAGTTDQETGIDASEDQNSVSPALPVAEEPYAISEKPTAASRPPEPNHRDTPKSSPTKPALAKATPSKAPATPSKPHTPRHTSILTTRAPSSRRSILSLLSSEGDADDDDERELDELGRAIGGSGAGLPVPFLSSGAPSSRKIWKSSARTTEVYHTPIKRRPTDVVSPSSITRTPGGTTRTCGLDGYRCGRDFCFTCL; the protein is encoded by the coding sequence ATGGAGCCGCCGGCAAAGAAACGCCGGCAAGGCCAGTCGCCGTTCGACccctcgggcggcgaggacgatgacgagctctTCTTCGAACCTCACGAAATCCGCGCCAAGCGAGACCCCGGCTACAAGCTGTCCCTCGAGCGCGCCTATGCCGACAATCGCTTTCAGGCCACCATGGCGCACATTTTCGAAAAATACAGCCGTAACTTCGAGGGCATTGGCGACGAGATCGACATGGTCACGGGCGAGATTGTCATCAACAACGGCCACCTTCAGAACATGCGTAACGAGGTTGATGTTGGACTTGAAGGTCCAGAACAcgacgtcgatgacgacgatgagggaaTACTGCTCGAGGACCTCCTGGACGAGGATGTAATCGGCAAGGATACGCGGCACTACGAGGAAGATGCAGGAGGCGAAGACGCAGATGAAGAAGACCGAATCATACAGGGTCAAGAGCCCAGCCATCACTCAACAGCATTGGTGCCCGCATCGCACGCCCGCGCGACGGCACCTTATACAGGATATCCATCTCTACTATCAGGCACATTCGCTGGCGCACCCGGCGGCTTCGATTCTACGGCAGCCTTCGGCGGCTCCCCCTTGGCCTTTGGCGCGTCACCATTTGCCATGGACCCCTGGGGGCTCCCCAGCCTCTTCTCCTGCCCTCCATGGGAGCCGCCGGACTTGTTTCCGAAGCAACCAAAGCTCTTGCCCTCGGCTGGAGACCGATATAGCTTCCCAGCTCAAGACGGAGGCAGCTCTATATGGGCTCCAAACTACCGCTTCAAAGAAGATGAGCCTGATTCTGCTACTGGCTCTAGACAGCTTGGGCCGTCGCGACCACcagcaaggacaaggacaaggccaatGAAGTATCTCTTACCGCCAACTGCCACGCGTacagaggacgacgatgaggaggacaTCGATGAAGACGCTATTCTCTCCGGGAAATCTGCACAGCCTAATAGAGCGAAAAGGCCGGCAGGGGCGGCCCGAGGTCTCGAGGAAGATCCCCTGAACCACGCCAAGGGCCCCAGCAAAACCGAAAGAAGGGTCAAGAAGTCTAGTAAAAAGTGCAAGATGAAGGCAACCACAACACCAGTCATATGCGCAGAGGGTCCCGAGCAAAGCAAGACCAAAGCATCTTCCAAGGGGAAAGAGCCTGAGACGGCTGGTGAGCGGCCTGCGCCGGCAGTTTCAGATGCTGCCGTTCCAAAGCCACAACCTGGAGTTGTCTCGGAGGCAACACATCTGCTTAATGATGCAATTAAAGATCAAGAGCAATGTTCGCGGATACAGTCGGGTCGCATACCGAGCCATGTCAATTCCAGGGGAGCTCTATCCGAGAGCGAAATCACAAAGAAGCGACCGCCTCAGGGAAGTATAATGGTCCAGATACCATCTGTACCCTGGCCGAAGCGCAACGAGTACGAGGAGTTCAACGACGTGGCTGAAGAAGTGGAAGAAGTGGCCGACTCGCAGGATGAGATTCCGCCATCGTCAGACCAGGATGTCGCGAacggcaccgccagcgcgaCCACTGCTCAACCAGTCGTGCTCGCGATCGCGAATATCCCAACTCCACAAGGCAGCAACGCATcacgcaagcaagcacgTTCAAGTCGAGGCCAGAAAAGTCGAAAGAGGGAACTTCACCGGGAAACAAACTCATCACTTTTCGCGCTGTCTGACGACGAGTTGCCACTATTCCCCGGAACGAAGCCACGCTCAACGTCGCGTGGATCTAAGAGAACGACTACCCGAGCCTCCTCGCCAGAGCTGCACGACTCTGGCATAGGAGACTCCGCAACAAACTTGAGCTCAACAGAACAGGACGAGCAAGACTACGCAACCATAGCCTCTACAtcaacggcggcggacgacaaCAAGTCCAGCAGACGCATAGCTTCAAAGGCGGTTGTGCTCGACGACACGAAAGTCCCGACGGCATGCACCCGATGCTCTAACGACGCTGAGCCAGGTGTTGGTTTTTCGGATGACAGTAAGACGTCTCAGACCCTGCCGCGAGAAAGGCGAGAACGGCAAGAACACCGGAAGACGAGCAGACGCGATACCTGCGCCGCTGCGCCAGATTCTCCTTCAACGAAACCTCGATCGAAGTCAAGGCGCGCAAACGCCACCGTCGCTCACGACCAAACCGAAAAGCCTGATCAGGCAGGCACCACGGACCAGGAGACTGGCATCGATGCATCAGAAGACCAGAACAGCGTGTCTCCGGCCTTACCCGTCGCTGAGGAGCCGTACGCCATATCAGAGaagcccacggccgccagccggccgccagaGCCCAACCACAGAGATACTCCcaagtcgtcgccgacgaaaCCCGCGCTAGCCAAGGCAACCCCAAGCAAAGCtcccgccacgccctcgaagccgcACACCCCACGGCACACATCCATCCTCACGACAAGGGCCCCGTCATCCCGCCGCTCCATCCTTTCTCTTCTATCCTCCGAGGGGGATgcggacgacgatgatgagagggagctcgacgagctcggccggGCCATAGGCGGCAGTGGCGCGGGCCTCCCCGTGCCGTTCCTCAGCTCCGGCGCGCCGTCTAGCCGCAAGATCTGGAAGTCGAGCGCCCGCACTACAGAGGTGTATCACACGCCCATCAAGAGGCGCCCCACCGACGTGGTGAGCCCAAGCAGCATCACCAGGACCCCCggcgggacgacgaggacgtgcgGGCTGGATGGGTACCGCTGCGGACGAGACTTTTGCTTCACGTGCCTTTGA
- the atg6 gene encoding Vacuolar protein sorting-associated protein atg6 (EggNog:ENOG503NUUK~BUSCO:EOG09262FJB~COG:T): MYCQKCRQPLRLDGSLEDLNPAAYDLIVSSSSPQTSKKSHQNRSSALQAPEQARKAFYDSVSQKAGPPTFKRHHGHHPRDSAMSFIYLTESQVGGHPQPQAHAPERPDPVPTRRASSSKEPRPEPPKSDEMDRINRLFEILSARSDIDHPVCVDCTELLVDGYQRKLDVASKERDAYVRYLSQVQSEQPSSEDIKSRQEALKKAEKDRAVALEELKKLEKEKEALDEELVALEEESRQLDKDEEAFWRERNAFATTMADFQAERDSVNAKYSNDSQLLDKLQRSNVYNDTFCISHDGSFATVNGLRLGRLSNKPVDWPEINAAWGHALLLLVTVADKLEYKFQGYDPQPMGSTSKIVRYDASSPSSSRLGSRAMQPPPKKHVLELYSSGDMPLGLTFMHRKFDNAMVAFLELVRQLGVLVQRKTEPTGNMLTLPYRIEGDKIGDVSIKLGIAQDDGWTKACKLTLTCCKFLLAHASNVGASARNAE, translated from the exons ATGTACTGTCAAAAGTGCCGCCAGCCCTTGAGGCTGGATGGGTCTTTGGAGGATCTGAACCCAGCTGCATACGACCTCATTGTTT CGTCATCAAGTCCTCAGACGTCGAAAAAGTCGCACCAAAATCGGTCGTCAGCCCTGCAAGCACCCGAGCAAGCGAGGAAAGCCTTCTATGACAGCGTATCACAGAaggccggcccgccgacCTTCAAACGACACCATGGACACCATCCGCGCGACTCCGCAATGTCGTTCATCTATTTGACCGAGTCTCAGGTGGGCGGCCATCCCCAGCCGCAGGCGCATGCACCCGAGCGACCAGATCCTGTaccgacgcggcgcgcgagctcgagcaaGGAACCTCGCCCAGAGCCGCCTAAAAGTGACGAGATGGACCGGATAAACAGACTGTTCGAGATCCTCTCCGCAAGATCCGACATCGACCATCCCGTCTGTGTGGACTGCACCGAGCTGCTCGTGGACGGATACCAGAGGAAACTCGATGTTGCTTCCAAGGAAAGGGACGCCTACGTGAGATACTTGAGCCAAGTGCAGTCGGAGCAGCCAAGCTCAGAAGACATCAAATCGCGACAAGAAGCGCTCAAAAAGGCAGAAAAGGATAGGGCGGTGGCTTTGGAGGAACTCaagaagctggagaaggagaaagaagctctcgacgaggagcttgtGGCTCTCGAAGAAGAATCCCGGCAGTTGGACAAGGACGAAGAGGCTTtctggagagagagaaacgCCTTCGCGACTACCATGGCAGACTTTCAAGCGGAGAGAGACAGCGTCAACGCCAAGTACAGCAACGACTCCCAGCTTCTCGACAAATTGCAGAGGTCCAATGTGTATAACGACACATTCTGCATCAGTCACGACGGCAGCTTCGCGACCGTCAACGGGTTGCGGCTCGGGAGGCTGTCCAACAAGCCCGTGGACTGGCCCGAGATCAACGCGGCTTGGGGCCacgccttgctgctgctcgtcaccgtcgccgacaagctcgagTACAAGTTTCAGGGTTACGACCCCCAGCCGATGGGGAGCACCTCCAAGATCGTGCGGTACGATGCGTCGAGTccatcgtcgagcaggctCGGCTCTCGAGCaatgcagccgccgccgaagaagcACGTCTTGGAGCTTTACAGCTCAGGGGACATGCCGCTGGGTTTGACGTTTATGCACCGCAAATTCGACAACGCCATGGTTGCGTTTCTGGAGCTCGTGCGGCAACTGGGCGTGCTCGTCCAAAGGAAGACGGAGCCGACGGGAAACATGTTGACGCTGCCGTACAGGATCGAGGGCGACAAGATCGGGGATGTGAGCATCAAGCTGGGCATTGCACAGGACGATGGCTGGACGAAGGCGTGTAAGCTCACGCTCACGTGCTGCAAGTTTCTCTTGGCCCACGCAAGCAATGTAGGCGCAAGCGCCAGGAATGCAGAGTAA